The DNA region CTTGCGGTCAGCCGGAATGATGTGCCACGGCGCATGATCCGTGGACGTCTTCTCAATCAGCACCTCGTACGCCTTCTGGAACTCGTCCCAGCGCTGGCGGTCTTCCAAATCATCGAGATTGAACTTCCAGCGCTTTTCCGGGTTCTCGAGACGCTTCCTCAGGCGCTCGGCCTGCTCATCCTTGCTAATATGGAGGAAGATCTTCACGATCTTGGTTCCCTCGTCCGCCAGCATCTTCTCGAAATTGTTGATGTGGTCGTAGCGCTTCTTCCACACGCGCTCAGGTGCCAGATTCTTCACCTGCACCGCCACGATGTCTTCATAATGGCTGCGGTTGAAAACGACCATCTCACCATTGGCCGGAGCCTCTTTGTGAACCCTCCACAAATAGTCGTGGGCCAACTCCTCCTCGCTCGGCTTCTTGAAAGGCACCACCCGAATGCCCGCCGGATCAATCTTGGCAAACACATGACGCACCGTGCCGTCTTTGCCGCCCGTGTCCATCGCTTGAATGATCACCAAAAACTTGTGCGAAGCCGCCGCCATGAACTTGTGCTGATGGTCCTGCATGCTCTGACGCAACTCATCCAGCTTCACCAAATGCGTCTCCTTCGACTCATCCGGGAACATCGAATCGTCCTTGGTCGGAACCTTCGACAGGTTCACCTTGCTCCCAGGCTTCACTAAATATCTCTTCATAGCGCAATTGATGAACAGTCACCCAAAATGTGTACGCTTCAAGCCGCGCCGCCGATGAGGTGTGTTACGGCCCTGAGCAAAACCATTCCTGCCGAGCGGTTGCAATCATAAAATCCAACCTTAGCTTTCCGCCCCATGAATTCTTCTTTGATGAACTCCCTCAAACCTCTCGGCGCCGCCACCATGCTGGCCGCCGCACTTTCCCTCCCAGTATTCGCTCAGGATGCTGAACCTGCCGCCCCGAAACTCACCGAAGCGGAAATCAAATCCGAAGTCGGCTACGGTTTCGGTTACCAGACAGGCATCCGCTTCGCCACCGAAATGGGACAAGCCGGCGTGGACGTCGCCGCCATCGACATGGAAGCCTTCCAACAAGGCATCAAGGACGGCCTCGCCAAGCAGGAGCTGTCGGTAGATCGTGACGCCCGCCTCCAAGCCGCCTTCCGCGCATTCGGTGAGCAACTCGTCGCCAAACAACAAGCAGAAGCCGCTGCCAACGCAAAGCAGGCCGAAGAATTCCTCGCAGCAAACGCCAAAAAGGACGGCGTGATCACCACCGAAAGCGGACTCCAGTACCAAATCCTCACCAAGGGTGAAGGCAAAGTCTACGAAGCCCCGGCCGAAGGCGAAACCCCGGAGCCCGTGCGCTTCATGGTTCACTACAAGGGATCCTTCATCGACGGCACCGAGTTCGACGCCTCCCCTGAAGGTCGCGCCGTTCCATTCGACCTCAATGTCGTCCCAGGTTTCCGCGAAGCACTTCTCATGATGCCGGAAGGCTCAAAGTGGAAGCTCTTCCTGCCACCATCACTCGGCTATGGCGAACAAGGCATCCCAGGCACCATTCCTGGCAACTCGGTGCTCATCTTCGAACTCGAGCTCGAGAAGATCGCCAAGGTTCCGGCTCCGCAAATGCCACAAATGCCTGGCCAGCAGTAATCCCACTGCAGACCAATTCACCAAAGCCCGCCATCCCCTCCGGATGGCGGGCTTTTTTTGTATCAGCCCTGCCATTTAATGCCAGACATCAAACAGAACAATAACACACAACCAATTCATCATCAGATAGTTAACATAGCAACGAAAGACACGCAGACGGCGCAGAATAGCGACCGATCCGGGGAACTCACCGCGATCCCTGCAAACTCATGCGCGGTTGATCGCGCCTTCCCTTTGCCGTTGATTGCCCCCATCCTGCTCCACCAGCCATGCTCGATCCCATTGCCCACATCCGCTCCGATTACGGAGAAAAGTTCGCTGTCCCACGCCAATCCGGCCTGAGCGACGCAGCACACGCGACCTTGGTCTTCACCCCGACCTTTCGCGATCCCAACGCCTTGCGTGGATTGGAACAATGCTCGCACCTGTGGGTCATCTTCCATTTCAATAAGAACCGTCCCACAGCCTCGGAGGACTGGTCACCCACCGTCCGCCCCCCCCGCCTCGGCGGCAACCAGCGGCTCGGTGTCTTCGCCACCCGCTCACCCTTCCGCCCCAACCCACTCGGGCTCTCGGTCGGGAAGATCGAAACCATTGAAACCGACACCCCGGACGGCCCGGTGATCCACCTCAGCGGACTCGACCTCGTTGACGGCACCCCCGTCATCGACATCAAGCCCTACGTCCCCTACTGCGACTCCATCCCTGAGGCCTCCAACCCACTCTTTGGCAGCGCCCCACAACGGCTGGCCCAACCCTTCATCGTCGCACCGAAGGCTCAGCCTATCCTCCAGTCGGACGCCAGGCTCACCGCTCTCGTCGAACAAACCCTGCGCCTCGACCCCCGCCCAGCCTACCAGGACGACCCACAACGTGAATACGGCGTCAGCCTCGGCGGCTACAACATCCGCTTCACCATCACGGACGCAGCCATCACCGTCACCGGAGCAAGCAAAGCCTAAGGCACGCGCCAAAGAGAACGTTCAGCTGTTAACCAAGCAAACCATGAGCCAGATCACAGACACCCTCAAACAGCGCTTCGGTCATGATCAGTTCCGCGACGGCCAGCGGGAAATCGTCGAAGGCCTGGTCGCCGGCAGATCGATGCTCGCGGTTTTCCCGACCGGAGGCGGCAAATCCCTCTGCTACCAGCTCCCCGCATTGTTGCTGGACGGCGTGACCTTGGTGATCTCTCCGCTGATTGCGCTGATGAAAGACCAAGTCGATGCGCTGCGCAGCCGAGGCATTCATGCCGCTCGGCTAGACTCCTCACTCACGCACGACGAGTACGGCGAGGTAATGCGCGACTTGGCCAATGGGTCACTGAAACTTCTCTACGTTGCGCCAGAACGTCTGGCCAACGAGGGATTCCGGCAAAAGCTCGCCTCACTCAAGATCGCCATGGTCGCCATCGATGAGGCGCACTGCATCTCAGAGTGGGGGCACAACTTCCGCCCCGACTACCTCAAGCTGGCAAAGCTCTGCCACACCCTGCGAGTGCCCCGCGTTCTGGCGCTGACCGCTACCGCCACCCCCGCGGTCGCCAATGACATCCGCGCCGCATTCGACATCGCTCCCGACGACCACATCCAGCTCTCGTTCCACCGCCACAACCTCGACCTACGGGTGACCCCACTCACCGATTCGGAACGCCCTCCTTATCTCCTCGAGCGGCTCAAGCACACCGATGGCGCAGTCATCGTCTACGTCACACTGCAGCACACCGCCGAGCGCATCGCCACCTACCTGAACCGCAACGGAGTCCCGGCACAAGCCTACCACGCCGGCCTCCCCGCCGAGCAACGCGCCGCAGCCCAGGATGGGTTCATGACCGGCAACATCCGCATCATCGTCGCGACCATCGCGTTCGGCATGGGGATCGACAAGGCAGACATCCGCACGGTGATCCATTACAACCTGCCAAAGTCTCTGGAAAACTACTCGCAGGAGATCGGGCGCGCCGGCCGCGACGGCAAGGATTCGGTGTGTGAGCTCCTCGCCTGTCGCGACGACCTCACCACACTCGAAAACTTCACCTACGGCGACACCCCGGAACCCGGAGCCACCCAGGGACTGATCGACCGTGTCCTGCGCCTCGGTGATGAGTTCGACATCTCAACCTACGACCTCTCCTATGCCAGCGACGTCCGCCTTTTGGTCGTCTCCACTTTACTCACCTACCTGGAAATGGACGAGTGGATCGAGGCGACTCGCCCATTTTACTCGGTCTACCAAGTGAAAATCGCACGGGACTTCGATTCGATCGTCGCCGGCTACGACGACCGCCGCAAAGCATTCTTGCGCAAGATCTTCGACGCCGCAGAACACAAACGCTCGTGGATTCATTTTCACATCGATGACGTGGCCCAAGCCACCGGAGAACCCCGCGACCGCATCGTCGCCGCACTCACCTACCTCGAGGAAGCCGGCGACATCGCACTACGCCTCACCGGCGTCCGCCAGGGCTACCGCCTGATACGCAAGCCAGACAACCTGCGCGACGTCGGACGCCGCATGAACGAGCGCTTCGCCCACCGCGAACAAAGCGACCTCGACCGCATCGCCCAGGTTGTGGAACTCGCAGAGCAATCTGGCTGCATCACCAACTTCCTCACCAGTCACTTCGGCGAATCGCTGGATCAGCCATGCGGCCACTGCTGCCGCTGCAGGGGAACCTCAGCCACACCATTGCCCGGAGCCAACCCAGAGCCAGCCACCATCGAGGAGCGCCAGCAAATCGACCAGCTAATCCGCCAAAACCACGCAGCCCTGCGCACCCCGCGCCAACTCGCCCGCTTCCTCACCGGCCTCAGCAGCCCTGCCACCACCCGCGCCCGCCTCACCAGAGACGACACCTTCGCCCTCCTCGAGCGCCTCCCATTCTCCGACACACTGACCGTCGCAGAATCCATGATGGGCGCCTAGCCCAGCGCCCGCCCATTTGTGCCGCCCCTACAGGGCTCATCACAAATACACCCTTCCATCCCACGGCGTTGCCGTGGGCTACGTTAGTCCGCACCTCCGGTGCTTCGGCCACCTTCCACATCGCAAACCCGCACCGAGGGCACGTGTCTTCGCCCGCGTGCCGCGCCGGAGAAGCACACGAACCCAGCCCACGGCAACGCCAAGGATCCACGCCAAGCCAAAAAACGCGCAACCCGGACGGCGTAATTCCCGCCTCTCACTCGTCCACATTCCCAATTCCGCGCCAACAGCCCGCGCCGGAGGCGCACACCAACATAGCCCATGGCAGTGCCATGGGGGCCCGTGCCCGATAGAGACGCGCCCTGCAAGGGCGGCACAATCCGTACCCACACTGATCCGCGCTTCATTTATCGCCCCGAGGCACACACCAACTCAAACCGAAGCAACGCCGAGCCCCCCACTAACGTTAAATACGAGCGCTACAACGACAGCATCTTCCCCGCCCATCACTCATCCTCATTCCACATGTCGCGCCACCAGCCCGCGCCGGAGGCGCACACCAACGTAGCCCACGGCAACGCCGTGGGACCCAGCACCACGACAATGACGAGCCCTGCAAGGGCGGCATAACCAACCACTCAAATAACAGACCAAGCCCACCCGTTCCATTTTCCATGGGACACTCACTCGCCAACATCTACATCCACCTCATTTTCTCCACAAAAGACCGCAGACCTTGGCTCGATGATACATTCCGTCCGAATCTCCACGCCTATATGGCGTCGGTTCTGAACCTAAAGGACTGCCACCTCATACTGATCAATTCGATTGAAGACCACGTACACATCCTCTT from Sulfuriroseicoccus oceanibius includes:
- a CDS encoding PPK2 family polyphosphate kinase, with the translated sequence MKRYLVKPGSKVNLSKVPTKDDSMFPDESKETHLVKLDELRQSMQDHQHKFMAAASHKFLVIIQAMDTGGKDGTVRHVFAKIDPAGIRVVPFKKPSEEELAHDYLWRVHKEAPANGEMVVFNRSHYEDIVAVQVKNLAPERVWKKRYDHINNFEKMLADEGTKIVKIFLHISKDEQAERLRKRLENPEKRWKFNLDDLEDRQRWDEFQKAYEVLIEKTSTDHAPWHIIPADRKWYRNMVVSKLISDELEELEVELPKLSFDPSQIVIED
- a CDS encoding FKBP-type peptidyl-prolyl cis-trans isomerase N-terminal domain-containing protein, encoding MNSSLMNSLKPLGAATMLAAALSLPVFAQDAEPAAPKLTEAEIKSEVGYGFGYQTGIRFATEMGQAGVDVAAIDMEAFQQGIKDGLAKQELSVDRDARLQAAFRAFGEQLVAKQQAEAAANAKQAEEFLAANAKKDGVITTESGLQYQILTKGEGKVYEAPAEGETPEPVRFMVHYKGSFIDGTEFDASPEGRAVPFDLNVVPGFREALLMMPEGSKWKLFLPPSLGYGEQGIPGTIPGNSVLIFELELEKIAKVPAPQMPQMPGQQ
- the tsaA gene encoding tRNA (N6-threonylcarbamoyladenosine(37)-N6)-methyltransferase TrmO, giving the protein MLDPIAHIRSDYGEKFAVPRQSGLSDAAHATLVFTPTFRDPNALRGLEQCSHLWVIFHFNKNRPTASEDWSPTVRPPRLGGNQRLGVFATRSPFRPNPLGLSVGKIETIETDTPDGPVIHLSGLDLVDGTPVIDIKPYVPYCDSIPEASNPLFGSAPQRLAQPFIVAPKAQPILQSDARLTALVEQTLRLDPRPAYQDDPQREYGVSLGGYNIRFTITDAAITVTGASKA
- a CDS encoding RecQ family ATP-dependent DNA helicase, with amino-acid sequence MSQITDTLKQRFGHDQFRDGQREIVEGLVAGRSMLAVFPTGGGKSLCYQLPALLLDGVTLVISPLIALMKDQVDALRSRGIHAARLDSSLTHDEYGEVMRDLANGSLKLLYVAPERLANEGFRQKLASLKIAMVAIDEAHCISEWGHNFRPDYLKLAKLCHTLRVPRVLALTATATPAVANDIRAAFDIAPDDHIQLSFHRHNLDLRVTPLTDSERPPYLLERLKHTDGAVIVYVTLQHTAERIATYLNRNGVPAQAYHAGLPAEQRAAAQDGFMTGNIRIIVATIAFGMGIDKADIRTVIHYNLPKSLENYSQEIGRAGRDGKDSVCELLACRDDLTTLENFTYGDTPEPGATQGLIDRVLRLGDEFDISTYDLSYASDVRLLVVSTLLTYLEMDEWIEATRPFYSVYQVKIARDFDSIVAGYDDRRKAFLRKIFDAAEHKRSWIHFHIDDVAQATGEPRDRIVAALTYLEEAGDIALRLTGVRQGYRLIRKPDNLRDVGRRMNERFAHREQSDLDRIAQVVELAEQSGCITNFLTSHFGESLDQPCGHCCRCRGTSATPLPGANPEPATIEERQQIDQLIRQNHAALRTPRQLARFLTGLSSPATTRARLTRDDTFALLERLPFSDTLTVAESMMGA